The following proteins come from a genomic window of Candidatus Methylacidiphilales bacterium:
- the pdhA gene encoding pyruvate dehydrogenase (acetyl-transferring) E1 component subunit alpha: protein MSTLEATRKAPQPSSFADAPVNKSLKPEAKVGLLRTMVRIRRFEERSLQAYQGGNIGGFLHLYNGQEAVAVGSISLCGPHDHVITAYRDHGHALAVGMGMNECMAELFGKATGCSKGKGGSMHFFAPDKNYWGGHGIVGGQTPLGLGLAYAVKYKGLTGSCLCYMGDGAVNQGAFHESLNLASLWDIPVIFVIENNGYSMGTSLARSSAFRECLAKRAEGYDMDWQQCMGHDLYEVRAAVQIALDRAHQKSRPTLIEIDTYRYEGHSVADANKKKYRSPEEIENYKTTKDPIQLFKNQLIAEGHLDEQRYETIDREAKDEAKAAADFAEQSPYPSRESIREDIYWETDQPDGRTSQGRIFFNDEIE from the coding sequence ATGTCCACTCTGGAAGCCACCCGAAAAGCCCCCCAACCCTCTTCGTTTGCCGACGCTCCGGTCAACAAGTCGCTCAAGCCGGAAGCCAAGGTCGGCCTGCTCCGCACCATGGTCCGCATCCGACGCTTTGAGGAACGTTCGCTCCAAGCCTATCAGGGCGGCAACATCGGTGGATTCCTCCATCTCTACAACGGCCAGGAAGCCGTTGCCGTCGGTTCGATTTCCCTCTGTGGACCCCACGACCACGTCATCACCGCCTACCGCGACCACGGACACGCGCTCGCTGTCGGCATGGGCATGAATGAATGCATGGCCGAACTCTTCGGCAAGGCCACCGGTTGTTCCAAAGGCAAGGGCGGGTCCATGCATTTCTTCGCCCCCGACAAGAATTACTGGGGAGGCCATGGCATTGTCGGCGGTCAGACCCCGCTCGGCCTCGGATTGGCTTACGCGGTCAAATACAAGGGCCTGACCGGTTCCTGCCTTTGCTACATGGGCGACGGTGCGGTCAACCAGGGTGCTTTCCACGAATCCCTCAACCTCGCCTCCCTCTGGGACATCCCCGTCATCTTCGTCATTGAGAACAACGGTTATTCCATGGGCACCAGCCTGGCCCGTTCCTCGGCCTTCCGCGAGTGCCTGGCCAAGCGCGCCGAGGGTTACGACATGGACTGGCAGCAGTGCATGGGCCACGACCTCTACGAGGTACGCGCCGCCGTCCAAATCGCCCTCGACCGTGCCCACCAGAAATCCCGGCCGACCCTGATCGAGATCGACACCTACCGCTACGAAGGCCATTCCGTCGCCGACGCCAACAAAAAGAAATACCGCAGCCCGGAAGAGATCGAAAACTACAAAACCACCAAGGACCCGATCCAGCTCTTCAAGAACCAGCTCATCGCCGAGGGTCATCTGGACGAACAGCGATACGAGACCATCGACCGCGAGGCCAAGGACGAAGCCAAGGCCGCGGCCGACTTCGCCGAACAGAGCCCCTATCCTTCCCGTGAATCCATCCGCGAGGACATTTACTGGGAAACCGACCAGCCC